A stretch of the Paucidesulfovibrio longus DSM 6739 genome encodes the following:
- a CDS encoding pyridoxamine 5'-phosphate oxidase family protein, with protein sequence MELKNYFESTKGYGVLSTANKNGEVNAAIYSRPHVMDDGSLAIIMNNRLSHKNVTSNPKAHFLFIEDGPGYKGVRLLLTMLREEQDTELLYSLCRRCYPKELEQKDKTRFLVFFRVDRQSPLVGAGA encoded by the coding sequence ATGGAACTTAAGAATTACTTTGAGTCGACCAAAGGCTATGGCGTTTTATCGACAGCAAATAAAAACGGGGAAGTAAACGCTGCGATCTATTCCCGCCCACACGTCATGGATGACGGATCACTTGCAATCATCATGAATAATAGGCTCAGCCACAAGAACGTTACTAGCAACCCCAAGGCTCATTTTTTGTTTATCGAAGATGGACCTGGCTATAAGGGCGTCAGGTTATTGTTGACGATGCTCAGAGAAGAACAGGACACCGAGTTGCTATACTCCCTTTGTCGACGCTGCTATCCTAAGGAGCTTGAGCAAAAGGATAAAACACGTTTTCTCGTCTTTTTTCGTGTCGACAGGCAATCGCCCCTCGTAGGCGCTGGGGCATGA